A portion of the Calliphora vicina chromosome 5, idCalVici1.1, whole genome shotgun sequence genome contains these proteins:
- the fus gene encoding RNA-binding protein fusilli isoform X1: MQVPEHVVSFYVATCGQNGPGLGSDEKEIILLVYVILEAATGQVIGTKQILVRPEGTFIKDRTTSTSSDASNTASSPPLAITYADSVNNSSCSSNNLNSTNNSINSLNITNNSSTPTSPTTTQSNISNNINATTNIPSTPTSATTINNNNTIVNNNNITNGPSSLAPVDIIELPIAVAQAAGKPLQEAIEEFDEYLRSLSLYDTDFKIITDGQLPLRQCLHREACVKEIGLPSYYNKFSDLRKEFSVYKSGDLSRALVPVKDIKRILQMPAAALPQSIGEIMQELNITSVDDNEFYIRESRDMVSVIQHLLKSGHKFTTNETVSLVLEPGICSIDDEIDGNCIVRARGLPWQSSDQDIAKFFRGLNVAKGGVALCLSPLGRRNGEALIRFISQEHRDMALKRHKHHIGNRYIEVYRATGDDFLSVAGGASNEAQAFLSKGAQVIIRMRGLPYDCTAKQVLDFFTNGENPCNVLDNTEGVLFVKKPDGRATGDAFVLFANEGDAPKALARHRESIGQRYIELFRSTTAEVQQVLNRSLDPKTYEPNHQPPLIAQLPTMQLSLLPQHLITSGTTKNCIRLRGLPYEALVEHILHFLDDFAKHIIFQGVHMVINAQGQPSGEAFIQMDSEESARLCAQRKHHQFMVFGKKYRYIEVFQCSGDDMNMVLNGGLQSPVPAAHAHPHLGAGKQPSLLSPGMLAQQPPANAQTISPHTHAHTHAHAHALQSPPSVAAAVAALSQPPQLSLPATAQSVAVAAGGMSPYMAATAPPSAVPHPSMAQTAAVAAQNAAAAVGTLTSHSNQLPVHTASASAVSPQAAMTFPFNLSLPPPPTAATAAANSALIAQQQAQFIAQHNLMARQQAAAAASAAEQHQMYTNVNHLFMQQQNAAAAAAAMGQASTTSAGQPQFLFMPRPYFQPFPLGYMPAQQSYQFAGLMPQQAASTTTSGMHAAATAAAVNAANVAAVAALPHSMKRSYENAFQQEANAAASAAKRVLTRQPGNFYQFYNHGI; the protein is encoded by the exons GTAATTGGTACCAAACAGATATTAGTACGTCCCGAGGGTACCTTCATTAAGGATCGCACGACATCAACATCATCGGATGCCTCAAATACCGCCTCATCACCACCATTGGCCATCACATATGCCGATTCTGTCAACaacagtagttgtagtagtaataatttaaattcaacaaataacagtataaattccttaaacATCACAAATAACAGTTCAACGCCAACATCTCCCACAACAACCCAATCGAAcatcagcaacaacatcaacgCCACTACCAACATACCATCAACACCAACATCTGCTACAACCATCAACAATAACAATACAATtgttaacaacaacaatatcacAAATGGACCATCGTCGTTGGCCCCCGTCGATATCATCGAACTACCAATTGCTGTTGCTCAGGCTGCTGGAAAGCCACTTCAGGAAGCTATCGAAGAG TTCGATGAATATTTACGTTCATTATCGTTGTACGATActgatttcaaaattataaccgATGGTCAATTGCCCCTGCGTCAGTGTTTACATCGCGAGGCGTGCGTCAAAGAAATCGGACTGCCTTCATACTACAATAAGTTTTCAGATTTACGCAAAGAGTTTTCCGTATACAAGTCCGGTGATTTGTCCAGAGCCCTGGTGCCAGTCAAAGATATTAAACGAATTTTACAAATGCCCGCTGCAGCACTACCACAAAGTATCGGCGAAATAATGCaag AACTGAACATCACTAGTGTGGATGATAACGAATTTTATATTCGCGAATCTCGTGATATGGTCTCGGTAATACAACATTTACTTAAATCAG GTCATAAATTTACCACAAATGAAACTGTTAGTTTAGTGTTAGAACCTGGAATTTG tTCAATTGATGATGAAATTGATGGCAATTGTATTGTGAGAGCCCGTGGTCTACCTTGGCAAAGCAGTGATCAGGATATAGCTAAATTCTTTCGTGGTCTCAACGTCGCCAA aGGTGGCGTAGCATTGTGTCTTTCACCTTTAGGTCGTCGTAACGGCGAAGCTTTGATACGCTTTATTTCACAAGAACATCGGGACATGGCATTGAAACGACACAAACACCACATCGGCAATCGTTATATAGAAGTTTATCGTGCTACCGGTGATGACTTCCTATCAGTAGCTGGCGGTGCTTCTAACGAAGCCCAGGCATTCCTCTCAAAAGGTGCCCAAGTTATAATACGTATGCGTGGCTTGCCCTACGATTGCACAGCTAAACAAGTG TTGGACTTTTTCACAAATGGCGAAAATCCCTGCAATGTGCTGGATAACACTGAGGGTGTTCTATTTGTAAAGAAACCCGATGGTCGGGCTACTGGCGatgcatttgttttatttgctaaTGAGGGCGATGCCCCCAAGGCCTTGGCCCGCCATCGAGAATCGATAGGTCAACGTTATATAGAGTTGTTTAGATCGACCACAGCGGAAGTTCAACAGGTTTTGAATCGTTCATTGGATCCCAAGACATATGAACCAAATCATCAGCCACCATTAATTGCTCAATTGCCAACCATGCAGTTGTCTCTATTGCCACAA catCTTATAACTTCGGGTACTACTAAAAATTGTATACGTTTAAGAGGATTGCCCTATGAAGCTCTTGTCGAACACATTTTACATTTCCTAGATGATTTTGCCAAACATATTATATTCCAAGGTGTTCATATGGTCATCAATGCACAG GGTCAACCTAGTGGCGAGGCATTTATACAGATGGATTCCGAGGAATCAGCCCGTTTGTGTGCCCAACGAAAACATCATCAGTTCATGGTGTTTGGTAAGAAATATCGTTATATTGAAGTTTTCCAATGTTCCGGAGACGATATGAATATGGTCCTGAATGGAGGCCTGCAATCACCAGTACCAGCAGCTCATGCACACCCCCATTTGGGGGCTGGCAAACAACCATCACTTTTATCACCGGGTATGTTAGCACAACAACCGCCGGCCAACGCACAAACTATTAGTCCTCATACGCATGCTCACACTCATGCTCATGCCCATGCTTTGCAATCGCCGCCCTCTGTGGCTGCAGCAGTAGCGGCCCTTTCACAGCCACCCCAATTATCTTTGCCGGCCACAGCTCAGTCGGTAGCTGTTGCCGCCGGTGGCATGTCACCATATATGGCAGCAACAGCACCGCCGTCAGCGGTACCACATCCGTCCATGGCTCAAACTGCAGCCGTGGCTGCACAAAATGCAGCTGCAGCTGTGGGAACTTTAACCAGTCACTCCAATCAGTTGCCCGTTCACACAGCCTCAGCCTCAGCTGTGAGCCCTCAAGCCGCCATGACATTTCCCTTTAACCTCTCTTTACCACCTCCCCCTACAGCGGCCACAGCTGCCGCTAACTCGGCTTTGATTGCTCAGCAACAAGCTCAATTTATTGCTCAACACAATTTGATGGCACGCCAACAGGCAGCTGCTGCCGCCTCAGCCGCGGAGCAGCAtcaaatgtatacaaatgttAATCACTTGTTTATGCAGCAGCAAAATGCTGCTGCCGCTGCTGCAGCTATGGGTCAGGCCAGTACCACAAGTGCTGGCCAGCCTCAGTTTCTCTTTATGCCACGCCCCTACTTCCAACCCTTTCCCCTGGGCTATATGCCTGCCCAACAGAGCTATCAATTTGCAGGCCTTATGCCGCAACAAGCTGCCTCCACTACAACCAGTGGCATGCATGCCGCTGCAACAGCAGCTGCTGTCAATGCAGCCAATGTAGCAGCTGTTGCTGCTTTGCCACATTCCATGAAACGTTCTTACGAGAACGCCTTCCAACAGGAAGCCAATGCCGCTGCTAGTGCAGCCAAACGTGTTTTGACCCGTCAACCGGgtaatttttatcaattttataaTCACGGCATTTAA